From Pseudovibrio sp. Tun.PSC04-5.I4, a single genomic window includes:
- a CDS encoding IS91 family transposase — MPRPTLEVADIFRAYGAAWRQANAGHVSMDQLKVMAAIETCRTRALGGHVANCTKCEHQHITYNSCKNRHCPKCQGPAARDWMAARAEDLLPVEYFHLVFTLPAPVARLAYWNKRALYNLLFKASAQTVLTLAADPRRLGAGAGLISLLHTWGSALTHHPHVHMIVPGGGISQNGTRWMACKPGFFMPVRVLSRLFRRLFVDGLLALHKKGRLIFFGDLAGLKQEKAFAAWLAPLRKCEWVVYAKPPFGGPEAVLRYLSGYTHRVAISNARLVSADANSVTFGWKDYRVKTGDRYKIMQLATPEFIRRFLIHVLPAGFHRIRHYGFLASANRKARIAQIRTLLNVQHPATASNPKPDAPCQPLTLRAPCPHCGGLMRIIETFRRGQKPRSRAPPERRAA; from the coding sequence GTGCCCCGCCCAACGCTGGAGGTTGCTGATATCTTCCGAGCTTATGGGGCAGCATGGCGTCAGGCCAATGCTGGACATGTGAGTATGGATCAGTTGAAGGTTATGGCGGCGATCGAGACGTGCCGTACACGAGCCCTTGGCGGACATGTGGCCAATTGCACTAAATGCGAACACCAGCACATCACCTATAATTCCTGCAAGAACCGGCATTGCCCCAAATGCCAGGGACCGGCCGCGCGCGACTGGATGGCAGCCCGCGCCGAAGATCTGTTGCCGGTCGAATACTTCCACCTTGTCTTCACCCTGCCAGCTCCGGTTGCCCGGCTTGCCTATTGGAACAAACGAGCTCTCTATAACCTGCTGTTCAAGGCGTCAGCGCAAACAGTGTTGACCCTGGCGGCGGACCCCAGGCGCCTTGGCGCAGGAGCCGGCCTGATCAGCCTGTTGCATACATGGGGCTCGGCGTTGACCCATCACCCGCATGTGCACATGATCGTGCCGGGCGGCGGCATATCTCAAAATGGCACTCGGTGGATGGCCTGCAAACCCGGTTTTTTCATGCCGGTGCGGGTCTTGTCCCGGTTGTTCCGGCGGTTGTTTGTGGACGGGCTGCTGGCGCTCCACAAGAAAGGCCGATTGATCTTCTTTGGAGACCTGGCCGGACTTAAGCAGGAAAAAGCTTTTGCCGCCTGGTTGGCACCGTTGCGCAAGTGTGAATGGGTGGTTTATGCCAAACCGCCCTTTGGCGGACCGGAAGCGGTGCTGCGGTATCTCAGTGGCTACACTCACAGGGTGGCGATCTCCAATGCCAGACTGGTCAGCGCTGATGCAAATTCAGTGACGTTTGGCTGGAAGGATTACCGTGTCAAGACGGGAGATCGATACAAAATCATGCAGCTGGCAACGCCCGAGTTTATCCGCCGGTTCCTGATCCACGTCCTGCCCGCCGGCTTCCACCGTATCCGTCATTATGGCTTTCTGGCCAGCGCCAACCGTAAGGCCAGGATCGCCCAAATCCGCACACTGCTCAACGTGCAACACCCAGCAACAGCGTCAAATCCGAAGCCGGATGCACCCTGTCAACCGCTTACCTTACGCGCCCCGTGTCCCCATTGCGGTGGCCTGATGCGGATCATCGAGACGTTCCGACGCGGTCAAAAGCCGAGGTCGCGCGCACCACCAGAAAGGCGGGCCGCATGA
- a CDS encoding BCCT family transporter: MQAKKHQIDIKLTISSFAAVLLLGIVAVIAPEATKSTMGDMLSFTITNLGSAFLWYVVIGSLILCYLAFTKYGSIRLGGAVPKFSHYKLFAMALCAGMGASTMYWGYMESIYYYMDPQFGIVDEAMKMEYATAFNIFHWGASGWFIYLMVAVPFGITFYIKKRRNLNLSAVLNSFFDDRLPVWFMKVIDLLFIITTLAATALTLGLGIPMISYNMGVLTGLPDNLFTGIGIIVGLSIVFSMSSYIGIDKGMSRMSDATIYLCILLLALTFLVGPSALIANNVTNGVGIMLTEFIRMSLNTDPYGNTLFPQYWTIFFWANWISYAPGVGVFITKIAQGHKLRDVILTLVIGGTIGSALIFGIAGTYTMNLMADGTIDAVGLISAGEATKLVSTVLGTMPFPSLMTALYLLTLILFCVTTLDGTSYSLTGIVTKNLDSEANVSPMFRVFWCLLLTVIPIVFLLINAQLNILKSFPVLIVVPLMPILLVLCFKATQYVRTTFGDMSAEEIERYTIQLAEEDKV, translated from the coding sequence ATGCAAGCTAAAAAACACCAAATTGATATAAAACTGACGATTTCCAGTTTCGCAGCAGTCCTGCTGCTCGGCATCGTGGCTGTCATTGCACCAGAAGCAACCAAGTCCACAATGGGAGATATGCTAAGCTTCACCATTACCAATCTAGGCTCCGCCTTTTTGTGGTATGTGGTGATCGGCTCGCTGATCCTTTGCTACCTCGCGTTCACCAAATACGGCAGCATTCGTTTGGGTGGCGCGGTTCCAAAATTCAGCCATTACAAGCTGTTTGCAATGGCGTTGTGTGCCGGCATGGGTGCAAGCACCATGTACTGGGGCTACATGGAATCCATCTACTACTATATGGATCCTCAGTTCGGCATCGTCGATGAAGCCATGAAGATGGAATACGCCACGGCATTCAACATCTTCCATTGGGGTGCATCTGGTTGGTTTATTTACCTGATGGTAGCGGTTCCGTTCGGAATTACCTTCTACATCAAGAAGCGCCGTAACCTGAACTTGTCAGCTGTGTTGAATAGCTTTTTCGACGACCGTCTGCCAGTCTGGTTCATGAAGGTGATTGACCTGCTGTTCATCATCACCACGCTGGCTGCAACCGCGTTGACGCTTGGCCTTGGCATCCCGATGATCTCCTACAACATGGGTGTTCTGACTGGTCTGCCTGACAACCTGTTCACAGGTATTGGCATCATCGTTGGTCTGTCCATTGTGTTCTCTATGAGCTCTTACATCGGCATTGATAAAGGCATGTCTCGCATGTCGGATGCAACGATTTATCTTTGCATTCTACTGCTGGCGCTTACCTTCCTTGTTGGTCCTTCCGCACTCATCGCCAACAACGTGACAAACGGTGTTGGCATTATGTTGACCGAGTTCATCCGCATGAGCTTGAACACGGACCCATATGGAAACACATTGTTCCCTCAGTACTGGACTATCTTCTTCTGGGCGAACTGGATTTCCTACGCACCCGGTGTAGGTGTGTTCATCACCAAAATTGCACAGGGTCACAAGCTGCGTGACGTAATCTTGACACTGGTTATTGGTGGTACAATCGGTAGCGCGTTGATCTTTGGTATTGCAGGTACCTATACGATGAACCTGATGGCAGACGGTACAATTGATGCTGTTGGCCTCATCTCTGCCGGTGAAGCAACCAAGCTTGTTTCTACTGTACTGGGCACCATGCCATTCCCAAGCCTGATGACAGCCCTTTATCTGCTGACACTGATCCTGTTCTGTGTGACCACTCTGGACGGTACTTCTTACTCTCTGACGGGTATCGTAACAAAGAACTTGGATAGCGAAGCGAACGTATCTCCTATGTTCCGTGTGTTCTGGTGTCTGCTGCTGACAGTGATCCCAATCGTCTTCCTACTCATCAATGCGCAGCTGAACATTTTGAAATCGTTCCCAGTTCTCATTGTTGTGCCGCTCATGCCAATCCTACTCGTGCTGTGTTTCAAAGCCACTCAGTACGTTCGGACGACCTTTGGCGATATGAGTGCTGAAGAGATTGAACGCTACACGATACAGCTGGCGGAAGAAGATAAGGTTTAG
- a CDS encoding site-specific DNA-methyltransferase has product MTSPETIRIGDLPCQIRLGDVLERLREVPGDSVECVVTSPPYWGLRDYGVEGQLGLEPTLKEHIDKMVEVFEEVRRVLKPEGTCWINYGDCYATTPAGHKANADGRIRSGKDDRTFTQKPFSTIQGSLKPKDLCMVPNRLAIALQDAGWWVRGEIIWAKPNPMPESIRDRPASAHEKIWLVTKSARYFYDAEAVRQPVSGGTKSRGIKRRPPIEEAGQGHKNWCSYMGDEVEKRTHRNLRNFEPAPLEVWNVATRPFPEAHFATFPPELAQRCIKAGCPRGGVVLDPFGGAGTTGLVALRLGRQAILIELNPDYAAIAQERIAQDWMGPDELKSQQAATDLDAGPLFSRTEPTEVCNA; this is encoded by the coding sequence ATGACCTCTCCTGAAACCATCCGTATTGGTGATTTGCCCTGTCAAATTCGGTTGGGTGATGTGCTTGAGCGTTTGCGCGAGGTGCCTGGTGACAGCGTTGAGTGCGTCGTGACCTCGCCACCTTACTGGGGCTTGAGGGATTACGGCGTTGAAGGGCAGTTGGGACTTGAGCCAACGCTTAAAGAGCATATCGATAAGATGGTTGAGGTGTTCGAGGAAGTTCGACGCGTACTGAAACCAGAAGGCACCTGCTGGATCAATTACGGCGACTGCTACGCCACCACTCCGGCAGGGCACAAAGCGAATGCTGATGGGCGGATCCGAAGCGGAAAAGATGACCGAACTTTCACGCAAAAACCTTTCTCGACAATTCAAGGCAGCTTGAAGCCGAAAGATCTCTGCATGGTGCCCAATCGACTGGCAATTGCGCTGCAAGATGCGGGCTGGTGGGTGCGCGGTGAGATCATCTGGGCAAAGCCTAATCCGATGCCTGAAAGCATTCGTGACAGGCCTGCAAGTGCTCATGAGAAAATCTGGCTCGTTACTAAATCGGCTCGCTATTTCTACGATGCCGAAGCGGTTCGACAGCCAGTATCTGGCGGAACTAAATCGAGAGGGATAAAGCGGCGCCCTCCGATAGAGGAAGCAGGCCAGGGCCATAAGAATTGGTGTTCTTATATGGGGGATGAAGTTGAGAAGAGGACGCATCGAAATCTTCGTAACTTTGAACCTGCTCCACTTGAAGTTTGGAATGTGGCAACGCGGCCATTTCCCGAGGCTCATTTTGCAACCTTCCCGCCAGAGTTGGCGCAGCGGTGTATTAAGGCGGGTTGCCCAAGAGGCGGCGTTGTCCTCGATCCGTTTGGCGGGGCTGGCACAACTGGCCTTGTCGCGCTGCGTCTTGGCAGACAGGCGATCCTGATTGAACTCAATCCAGACTACGCAGCGATAGCGCAGGAGCGCATCGCGCAAGATTGGATGGGGCCTGATGAACTGAAATCACAACAAGCAGCGACTGATTTGGATGCTGGTCCGCTGTTCTCCCGAACTGAGCCAACGGAGGTTTGTAATGCGTGA
- a CDS encoding FAD-dependent oxidoreductase translates to MKNWKEIALAENASPVLAEADVVVCGGGPSGVAAAVMSARSGLKTILIEKNGFCGGGAVAGLSGTICGLFLTQDDIENKDARQIVFGFAEEFRSRLLAKGGATPPQIYGNTHVVTFDPLIWREAADDLLEEAKVTCFYHTIFTEVVREGDEITAVKVESKAGSTFIKAKAFIDTSGDAALVTKAGCDYSFGDKGVIQNPTMIFRLSNVVESDFYDYFGLNTICPPDMVQKLNTAYESKSYDTPRNKVWVFPTPQKGVFLMNCTRLAGQDNRQLNVVDPADFTYAEIYGRRQAREYHRFFKDNIQGFAESLLIDMSPEVGIRQTRTISGEKTLSNDHVVNCDKPEDGVVRSSWPIEMHAGTKSKLHWLMEDYYEVPYGTLVPKELDNVIVAGRCLSAEHEALASARVTAQCFELGHAAAVATKQKIEKAINYRDVDTDELRKAMRAAGSAL, encoded by the coding sequence ATGAAAAACTGGAAAGAGATCGCCCTCGCAGAAAACGCATCTCCTGTTCTTGCAGAAGCAGATGTTGTTGTTTGTGGTGGTGGCCCCTCTGGTGTTGCAGCGGCTGTTATGAGTGCACGTAGCGGCCTAAAGACAATTCTCATTGAAAAAAACGGCTTTTGTGGTGGCGGCGCAGTCGCTGGACTATCAGGTACTATCTGCGGTTTGTTTCTCACCCAGGACGACATTGAAAACAAAGACGCCAGGCAAATTGTTTTCGGTTTCGCAGAAGAGTTTCGTTCACGCCTATTGGCAAAGGGCGGCGCAACGCCTCCACAAATCTATGGCAACACCCATGTTGTGACGTTTGACCCGTTGATCTGGCGCGAAGCTGCGGATGATTTGTTGGAGGAGGCAAAAGTTACCTGCTTCTACCACACCATTTTTACTGAGGTGGTCCGTGAAGGCGATGAAATCACTGCGGTCAAAGTGGAATCCAAAGCGGGCAGCACTTTCATCAAAGCCAAGGCATTCATTGATACGTCAGGCGATGCCGCGCTCGTAACCAAAGCCGGCTGTGATTACTCCTTCGGTGATAAGGGCGTAATCCAGAACCCAACCATGATCTTCCGCCTCTCCAACGTGGTGGAGAGCGACTTTTACGACTATTTCGGCCTGAATACGATTTGCCCACCGGACATGGTTCAAAAGCTAAACACTGCCTACGAGAGCAAATCTTACGACACGCCGCGCAACAAAGTGTGGGTGTTCCCAACGCCGCAAAAGGGTGTGTTCTTAATGAACTGCACCCGTCTGGCAGGCCAGGACAACCGCCAGCTGAATGTCGTTGATCCGGCAGATTTCACATATGCCGAGATCTATGGGCGCCGCCAGGCACGTGAGTACCATCGCTTTTTCAAAGACAACATCCAAGGCTTTGCAGAATCTCTACTGATCGACATGTCACCAGAAGTGGGCATTCGCCAGACGCGAACCATCAGCGGCGAAAAAACGCTCAGCAACGACCATGTGGTGAATTGCGACAAGCCAGAGGATGGCGTGGTGCGCTCTTCATGGCCGATTGAAATGCATGCCGGAACCAAGAGCAAACTGCACTGGCTGATGGAAGATTACTATGAGGTTCCATACGGCACGCTCGTGCCGAAGGAGCTGGACAACGTGATTGTCGCGGGGCGGTGCTTGAGCGCCGAACATGAAGCGCTCGCTTCTGCCCGCGTAACTGCCCAGTGCTTTGAACTGGGACATGCGGCGGCTGTGGCGACAAAACAGAAGATAGAAAAAGCGATCAATTACAGAGATGTAGACACGGACGAGCTGCGTAAGGCGATGCGCGCAGCTGGCAGTGCTCTGTAA
- a CDS encoding site-specific integrase, with protein MTEERTTPLRKRMIEDMRIRGLGDKAQKAHIRAVKDFAGFLGRSPDTATGEDLRGYQLYMTNTGVTPSTFNARIVALRFFFTMTCAREEMKRYMQFRTMPRRLPIVLSVEEVFALLMATPGPGLKYRAALSVSYGAGLRAAEVCTLRICDIDSQRMLIHVDQGKGGKDRKVMLSPGLLDLLRTYWREAQPEGWLFPGNPKINPLSPRQLNRAFTSARHMAGIKKAATLHSLRHSFATHLLEANTDIRVIQVLLGHAKLATTARYAHVATKMIRDVVSPYDMLENLPDQTGRQCQR; from the coding sequence ATGACAGAGGAAAGAACCACACCTTTACGCAAACGGATGATCGAAGACATGCGTATTCGCGGCCTGGGCGATAAGGCGCAAAAGGCTCATATTCGCGCAGTCAAAGACTTTGCCGGATTTTTGGGCCGTTCCCCGGACACTGCCACCGGTGAGGATTTGCGCGGTTATCAGCTTTACATGACCAACACCGGCGTGACGCCGTCAACCTTCAACGCCCGAATTGTGGCTCTGCGGTTCTTTTTCACAATGACCTGCGCTCGTGAGGAGATGAAGCGCTACATGCAGTTCCGCACGATGCCACGACGCCTGCCGATAGTCCTCAGTGTCGAGGAGGTGTTTGCGCTGTTGATGGCTACTCCAGGGCCGGGTCTGAAGTATCGAGCCGCACTCAGCGTCTCCTACGGAGCTGGGCTGCGAGCTGCGGAGGTTTGCACTCTGAGGATTTGCGACATCGACAGCCAGCGGATGCTAATCCATGTGGACCAGGGCAAAGGTGGCAAAGACCGCAAGGTGATGCTGTCTCCGGGATTGCTGGATCTTCTGCGCACGTATTGGCGCGAGGCACAGCCTGAAGGCTGGCTGTTTCCCGGTAATCCGAAGATCAATCCGCTGTCCCCGCGCCAGCTGAACCGGGCGTTTACCTCGGCCAGGCACATGGCGGGCATCAAAAAGGCCGCGACCTTGCATTCTTTGCGGCATAGCTTTGCCACGCACCTACTGGAAGCCAATACGGATATCCGGGTGATCCAGGTGCTACTGGGGCACGCCAAACTAGCGACAACCGCGCGCTATGCCCATGTGGCCACCAAAATGATCCGGGATGTTGTCAGTCCCTATGACATGCTGGAGAACCTTCCCGATCAGACGGGTAGGCAGTGTCAAAGGTGA
- a CDS encoding transcription termination/antitermination NusG family protein codes for MKMTAPNAGNKALEQDYMLLRALMTKSSLEWIVVQTNPNCEDRAHASITATGAIAYLPKIPAIRKVKRSGKVIDVSGPMFPRYLFVGLDCNERGSCDQVRSCDGVEKILACSQEQAPHRVPLAEMLRILETACEAQVGKKPTTGQLFSVGSDILLVAGVGATLKGVVSKLRAGGQTLKVELKAFGRTTTAIVPADKVELR; via the coding sequence ATGAAGATGACTGCGCCCAATGCCGGGAATAAAGCTCTCGAGCAGGACTACATGCTGCTACGAGCCCTGATGACTAAATCATCGCTTGAATGGATTGTGGTGCAAACCAATCCAAACTGTGAGGATCGAGCACACGCAAGCATCACTGCCACGGGTGCGATTGCCTACTTGCCGAAGATACCTGCGATACGAAAAGTGAAGCGATCCGGCAAAGTTATTGACGTCAGTGGCCCAATGTTTCCGCGCTATCTGTTTGTTGGTTTAGACTGTAATGAGAGGGGGAGCTGTGATCAGGTGCGGTCCTGCGACGGTGTGGAAAAGATATTGGCATGCTCCCAAGAGCAGGCTCCCCACCGTGTACCTCTCGCTGAGATGCTTCGTATTCTGGAAACCGCCTGTGAAGCTCAGGTCGGTAAAAAGCCCACGACCGGTCAGCTCTTTAGCGTGGGAAGTGATATCCTCCTTGTGGCTGGAGTTGGGGCTACACTCAAGGGTGTAGTGAGCAAGCTTAGAGCGGGAGGACAAACGCTGAAGGTAGAGCTGAAAGCGTTTGGCCGAACCACAACGGCAATTGTGCCAGCTGATAAAGTGGAACTTCGTTAA
- a CDS encoding helix-turn-helix domain-containing protein gives MSEDRKAWSWRQAFCKSDLQGPTRAVLQAMSMFMNAVGESCYPSIEDLVEYSGYSKNAVLKHIDIAKEAGWIEVSQHGFRGQRWKRQEYVARWPERDLVAPSTSERMVKNAEFEKKGGAPPAPAPSKKVVHEVDEGGARGGPKAVHEVDQDKNSPLNNPIQYQSRGESARVKLKMIKMTIAALSLTKRGFEG, from the coding sequence ATGAGCGAAGACCGAAAGGCCTGGAGTTGGCGGCAAGCCTTCTGCAAGTCTGATCTTCAGGGGCCGACAAGAGCCGTATTGCAAGCTATGAGCATGTTCATGAATGCGGTTGGCGAGAGTTGTTACCCTTCCATAGAGGACTTGGTGGAGTACAGCGGCTACAGCAAGAATGCAGTTTTGAAGCATATCGACATAGCAAAAGAGGCTGGTTGGATTGAGGTCTCACAGCATGGCTTTCGAGGGCAAAGATGGAAGCGCCAAGAGTATGTCGCGCGGTGGCCAGAGCGTGATTTAGTCGCTCCCAGCACATCTGAGCGTATGGTCAAAAATGCTGAGTTTGAGAAAAAAGGCGGTGCACCTCCTGCACCAGCTCCCTCAAAAAAGGTGGTGCACGAGGTGGATGAAGGTGGTGCACGTGGTGGACCTAAGGCGGTGCACGAGGTGGACCAAGATAAGAACAGTCCACTTAACAATCCAATCCAATACCAGTCCAGAGGAGAGAGTGCGCGCGTGAAGTTGAAAATGATAAAAATGACAATAGCGGCACTGTCACTCACGAAACGTGGGTTCGAAGGCTGA
- a CDS encoding TetR/AcrR family transcriptional regulator — translation MARPQSYDKDTLAAKALVAFWKSGYHATSMDDLVHETGVSRHGLYKEFGDKKGALLKSFDLYQSAIVSPAFERVEREAATMNEIVVYFEHQISLAEKDGLPGRGCFVANSATEIAPHDTDVRQKIDEHFDRLRHGFASALKNSLPANSDKKTDHIAETMVVFATGLWSLSRVISDGTQLRVTVETFLNLVKKELT, via the coding sequence ATGGCTAGACCTCAATCATATGACAAGGACACGCTCGCCGCTAAGGCATTGGTTGCCTTTTGGAAGAGCGGATATCACGCAACCTCGATGGATGATCTAGTACACGAAACAGGCGTTAGTCGTCATGGGCTGTATAAAGAGTTCGGTGACAAGAAGGGCGCATTACTGAAATCGTTTGATTTATACCAAAGTGCTATTGTTAGCCCCGCTTTTGAGCGCGTTGAGCGCGAAGCAGCAACGATGAATGAAATTGTGGTGTATTTTGAACACCAAATCTCTCTAGCCGAAAAAGACGGACTTCCGGGCCGAGGATGCTTTGTTGCCAATTCGGCCACCGAGATTGCACCGCACGATACGGATGTTCGGCAGAAAATCGATGAGCATTTCGACAGGCTTAGGCATGGATTTGCATCTGCACTCAAGAACTCGCTTCCTGCCAATTCTGACAAAAAAACAGATCATATTGCTGAAACGATGGTTGTTTTTGCGACTGGCCTTTGGTCGCTCTCCCGTGTCATTTCTGATGGAACTCAACTTCGCGTGACCGTAGAGACCTTTCTAAATTTGGTGAAAAAGGAACTCACATGA
- a CDS encoding helix-turn-helix domain-containing protein — translation MREVQTLTDWRREFSRCHLPSSTNLVLHAISLFAAGVGEVCSPSVRDLAEHTSLSMPIVTKHLRNAERCGWLGIRKYGPLGEKLKRNEYMPKLPEMEVEGWT, via the coding sequence ATGCGTGAAGTCCAGACTCTCACAGACTGGCGGCGTGAGTTTTCGCGATGTCATCTGCCTTCCAGCACTAATCTGGTGTTGCACGCAATCAGTCTGTTTGCGGCGGGCGTTGGCGAAGTTTGCTCGCCTTCGGTTCGTGATCTTGCTGAGCACACCAGCCTGAGCATGCCGATTGTGACCAAGCATCTTAGAAATGCCGAGCGTTGTGGGTGGTTGGGAATTCGCAAGTATGGGCCCTTGGGAGAGAAGCTGAAGCGGAACGAGTACATGCCCAAGCTTCCAGAGATGGAAGTGGAGGGCTGGACATGA
- a CDS encoding GntR family transcriptional regulator: MAHHKTQAELARTEIERKLFFNELDVSALYSENKLASLLDLGRTPVREALQALEQDEMLVIHPRKGVQFLSITAEQQLQLLEVRKQIEPICLRFAVMRSTSEQRREMLSLSRLIVQSAQDEDEVALLTNLQDIHRIITEATNNPYFHHALARVQSQSRRFWFANKDKADNLLCSRFHEAIMRSVAMGNEEEAIKQSAALLEHLTESAFGAPCCMEQLNSPEIPPAGRF, from the coding sequence GTGGCTCACCATAAAACTCAAGCGGAGCTTGCACGCACGGAAATTGAGCGAAAATTATTTTTCAATGAGCTTGATGTGTCAGCTCTGTATTCTGAGAACAAACTCGCGTCCCTGTTGGATTTGGGGAGGACGCCTGTTCGTGAAGCTCTGCAAGCATTGGAGCAGGATGAGATGCTGGTCATTCATCCGCGCAAAGGTGTTCAGTTCCTCTCCATCACAGCCGAGCAGCAATTGCAGTTGTTGGAGGTCCGCAAACAGATCGAGCCGATTTGCCTTCGGTTTGCTGTTATGCGCAGCACCAGTGAACAGCGACGAGAGATGTTGTCGTTAAGCAGGCTTATTGTGCAAAGCGCGCAGGATGAAGATGAAGTTGCACTGCTGACCAACTTGCAAGACATCCACCGCATTATAACCGAGGCGACAAATAATCCGTATTTCCATCACGCACTGGCCCGTGTGCAGAGTCAGTCGCGTCGGTTCTGGTTCGCCAATAAAGATAAGGCCGATAACTTGCTGTGCAGTCGCTTCCATGAAGCGATTATGAGATCAGTGGCAATGGGGAACGAGGAAGAGGCAATCAAGCAGTCTGCCGCCTTGCTAGAGCACCTCACGGAATCCGCCTTTGGAGCACCTTGTTGCATGGAGCAGCTCAACTCACCGGAAATTCCTCCAGCCGGGCGGTTCTAA
- a CDS encoding mandelate racemase/muconate lactonizing enzyme family protein, with protein sequence MENCRISRVELYALADETAPPIPWADNQEPLLYTNNIVRLFTEDGLEGLGATMSYTENFFDRCIIESLRTIVPGLIGKNPLMTQELNNWLAARCTWGGLPAKSPVDIAAWDIKAKKAEMPLYMLLGGARTKIKSYASTPMFDTVEEYFPYIDGCIEHGFTAIKLHCYCIFEKDVALVEAVQAKYGSSSIRFMLDTATFYTPAQAMKMAKWMERHDWEWLEAPVSDYDYKTYQRLVANTDLEISSHGNCLLTLQEVTHALSTDMWSDVRQDATVCGGITQLNKCFAIAEGHSKNLEIQSMGYTLTQAANLHVALAHDNCNYFEQFYPYEAFELASNTKIRTDKDGFVHAPEGNGLGVDMDWDAVKEASFASYTFE encoded by the coding sequence ATGGAAAACTGCAGAATTAGCCGTGTAGAGCTCTATGCCTTGGCTGATGAAACCGCACCACCAATCCCTTGGGCGGATAATCAAGAACCTTTGCTGTACACCAACAACATCGTGCGTCTGTTCACCGAAGATGGGCTTGAGGGCTTGGGCGCAACGATGAGCTACACCGAGAACTTCTTTGACCGGTGCATCATTGAATCTCTCCGCACTATCGTTCCGGGCCTCATTGGTAAGAACCCGTTAATGACACAGGAGCTGAACAACTGGCTTGCAGCACGCTGCACCTGGGGCGGGTTGCCGGCAAAATCTCCAGTGGACATTGCAGCATGGGACATCAAAGCGAAGAAGGCAGAGATGCCGCTTTACATGTTGCTTGGCGGTGCGCGGACCAAGATTAAGTCTTATGCCTCCACCCCGATGTTCGACACTGTAGAGGAATACTTCCCTTACATTGACGGCTGCATTGAGCACGGCTTTACTGCAATCAAGCTGCACTGTTACTGCATCTTTGAAAAAGACGTGGCACTGGTGGAAGCTGTGCAGGCGAAATATGGTTCATCCAGCATCCGCTTTATGCTGGATACAGCGACCTTCTACACGCCTGCACAAGCTATGAAGATGGCTAAGTGGATGGAGCGTCATGACTGGGAATGGCTGGAAGCACCTGTTTCTGATTATGACTACAAAACCTACCAACGCCTCGTTGCAAATACAGATCTAGAAATTTCCAGCCATGGCAACTGCCTGCTCACCCTTCAGGAAGTTACGCACGCACTGAGCACGGACATGTGGTCGGATGTGCGGCAGGACGCAACTGTTTGTGGCGGCATCACACAGTTGAACAAATGCTTCGCCATAGCAGAAGGCCATAGCAAAAACCTTGAAATCCAGAGCATGGGCTACACGCTGACACAGGCTGCAAACCTGCACGTGGCTCTGGCTCACGACAACTGCAACTACTTTGAGCAGTTCTACCCTTACGAGGCGTTTGAGCTCGCAAGTAATACCAAAATCCGCACAGACAAAGACGGCTTTGTGCACGCACCTGAAGGCAATGGCCTCGGTGTGGATATGGATTGGGATGCAGTCAAAGAAGCATCTTTTGCAAGCTACACTTTTGAGTAA